The Prevotella melaninogenica genome has a segment encoding these proteins:
- the gcvPA gene encoding aminomethyl-transferring glycine dehydrogenase subunit GcvPA yields the protein MIHKFLPHTGEDIQQMLNRIGIKKLEDLYAEVPESIRFKGDYDIPETMSELEIRAFFEKLGQKNDKLICFAGGGVYDHYAPSVIQNLLSRSEFLTSYTPYQAEISQGTLHYIFEFQSMMAELTGMDIANASMYEGTTATAEAMMVAFDNAKKADTVLYSETLCKNVIGVLKTYAHFHGIKLKAIKAVDGETSHEDLKNQLQAGGVAGVIVQQPNRHGIIEDFTGFADTCHEEKALFIINSVAADLALLKTPGEWGADIAIGDIQSLGLPMAFGGPYAGYMCSTEKLMRKLPGRIVGKTCDSRGQRVFALTLQAREQHIRRQKATSNICSNQSLMALYATIYMSMMGKEGIKEAAQIGYDGAHYLCEQLLSTGKVKLVHNKPFFNEFLIQMEERDTFFDKAIKQGILPGIKVDDDKLLIAVTEKRTKEEIDTLVGLL from the coding sequence ATGATTCATAAGTTTTTACCTCACACAGGTGAGGATATACAACAGATGCTTAACCGTATTGGCATAAAGAAGCTTGAAGACCTATATGCTGAAGTACCTGAGAGTATCCGTTTCAAGGGAGATTATGATATTCCTGAGACGATGAGCGAGTTAGAAATACGCGCTTTCTTTGAGAAACTTGGACAAAAGAATGACAAGCTTATTTGCTTCGCAGGTGGAGGAGTATATGACCACTATGCACCAAGTGTTATTCAGAATCTTCTCAGTCGTTCGGAGTTTCTTACATCATATACCCCCTATCAAGCTGAAATATCACAAGGAACACTCCATTATATCTTTGAGTTCCAAAGTATGATGGCTGAACTTACTGGTATGGATATCGCCAACGCTTCTATGTATGAAGGCACGACAGCAACTGCTGAGGCTATGATGGTGGCTTTCGATAATGCCAAGAAAGCTGACACTGTATTATATTCTGAGACCTTATGCAAGAATGTCATTGGTGTATTAAAGACTTACGCACATTTCCATGGCATCAAGCTCAAGGCTATCAAGGCGGTTGATGGTGAGACTTCACACGAAGACTTAAAGAACCAATTGCAGGCAGGTGGTGTGGCTGGAGTTATCGTACAACAGCCTAATCGACATGGTATTATTGAAGACTTTACTGGCTTTGCTGATACTTGTCATGAAGAAAAGGCACTGTTCATTATTAACAGTGTTGCAGCTGATCTTGCTTTATTAAAGACACCAGGAGAATGGGGTGCAGACATTGCTATAGGCGATATTCAGAGTCTTGGGCTTCCAATGGCATTTGGTGGACCATACGCTGGCTACATGTGTTCAACTGAAAAGCTTATGCGTAAGCTCCCTGGTCGTATCGTGGGTAAGACATGTGATAGCCGTGGACAGCGTGTATTCGCACTGACCCTACAAGCACGTGAGCAGCATATTCGCCGTCAGAAAGCAACGTCAAACATCTGTTCTAACCAGAGTTTGATGGCACTTTATGCCACTATTTACATGAGTATGATGGGAAAAGAGGGTATAAAGGAAGCAGCACAGATAGGCTATGATGGTGCACACTACCTTTGCGAGCAACTCCTTAGTACAGGTAAAGTTAAGCTTGTCCACAACAAGCCTTTCTTTAATGAGTTCCTTATTCAAATGGAGGAACGCGACACCTTCTTCGACAAGGCTATCAAACAGGGCATTCTCCCAGGTATCAAGGTTGATGATGACAAACTCCTTATTGCCGTTACAGAGAAACGTACGAAAGAGGAGATTGATACACTCGTCGGATTATTATAG
- the gcvPB gene encoding aminomethyl-transferring glycine dehydrogenase subunit GcvPB: MNNKLYGNLIFELSHPGRRAYSLPENRFDHHPLPDFCKREKDADLPECDEMTVVRHYTNHSENNFGVDNGFYPLGSCTMKYNPVINEEIASMTCFTALHPHQPIETVQGALEVEYNIQRALASITGMAEVTLNPYAGAHGELTGLMLIASYHQQRGDTKRTKVIVPDSAHGTNPASAAVCGLEIVEVKSTAEGLVDVNDLKPLLGDDIAGMMMTNPNTLGLFEKDIPEIAKLIHDCGGLLYYDGANLNPLLGAARPGDMGFDVIHLNLHKTFSTPHGGGGPGAGPVGVGEKLIPFLPKPHVKKTKDGFVVDNPDTTGEFSSDNIRISGYLGNFLVILRAYTYILTLGKKHLKEVGPFATLNANYIKECLKDDYELPIDTLCKHEFVFDGLKDKSTGVTTMDVAKRLLDYGYHAPTIYFPLLFHEAMMIEPTETESKDTIDGFIKVMHTIAKEALENPELVKGAPYNTPIGRVDDVLAAKHPILTYRQLVNDVEENV; the protein is encoded by the coding sequence ATGAATAATAAACTATATGGCAATCTGATATTTGAGTTGTCACATCCAGGAAGACGTGCTTACAGCCTCCCAGAGAATCGTTTTGACCATCATCCTTTACCCGACTTCTGCAAACGAGAGAAAGATGCAGACCTACCAGAATGTGATGAGATGACGGTTGTACGTCATTATACTAATCATAGTGAGAATAACTTTGGCGTTGATAATGGTTTCTATCCTTTGGGCTCTTGTACGATGAAGTACAACCCTGTCATCAACGAAGAGATAGCTTCAATGACATGTTTTACAGCCCTTCACCCTCACCAACCTATTGAAACAGTCCAAGGTGCATTGGAGGTTGAATACAATATTCAACGTGCTCTTGCTTCTATTACGGGTATGGCAGAAGTCACACTTAACCCATACGCTGGTGCGCATGGCGAGTTAACAGGTTTGATGCTCATAGCATCTTACCATCAACAGCGTGGTGATACAAAGCGAACAAAGGTTATCGTACCTGACTCTGCTCATGGTACAAACCCTGCCTCTGCTGCTGTTTGTGGTTTAGAGATTGTGGAAGTAAAGAGTACAGCTGAGGGACTTGTTGATGTCAACGACTTAAAACCTCTCTTGGGTGATGACATTGCGGGTATGATGATGACCAATCCTAACACCTTAGGTCTCTTTGAGAAAGATATTCCAGAGATTGCTAAGCTCATACATGACTGTGGCGGTCTGCTATACTATGATGGTGCCAACCTCAATCCACTATTAGGTGCAGCACGTCCTGGAGACATGGGATTCGATGTTATTCACCTCAATCTACACAAGACATTCTCTACACCACATGGTGGAGGTGGTCCTGGTGCTGGTCCTGTCGGTGTCGGCGAGAAACTAATTCCATTCCTGCCAAAGCCACATGTAAAGAAGACGAAGGATGGTTTTGTTGTTGACAATCCAGATACGACAGGAGAGTTCTCGTCTGATAATATTCGTATTAGTGGTTACCTCGGCAATTTCCTCGTTATTCTTCGTGCCTATACTTATATTCTCACACTTGGCAAGAAGCATCTCAAGGAGGTTGGACCATTTGCAACTCTAAATGCGAACTATATCAAGGAATGTCTAAAGGACGATTACGAGCTTCCTATTGACACACTTTGTAAACACGAGTTTGTATTCGATGGCTTGAAAGATAAGAGTACCGGTGTAACAACAATGGATGTTGCCAAACGCCTACTCGATTATGGCTATCATGCTCCAACAATATATTTCCCACTTCTGTTCCATGAGGCTATGATGATAGAACCAACAGAAACAGAAAGTAAGGACACTATTGATGGATTTATAAAGGTGATGCATACCATTGCTAAAGAGGCTCTTGAGAACCCAGAGCTTGTTAAGGGAGCACCATACAACACACCTATTGGACGTGTAGATGATGTTCTTGCAGCTAAGCATCCAATCCTTACTTATCGTCAGCTTGTCAATGACGTAGAGGAGAATGTATAG
- the lpdA gene encoding dihydrolipoyl dehydrogenase, with protein MKKTNLLIIGSGPGGYRTASYAAQNGLKVTIIEKAQPGGTCLNAGCIPTKCLAHDAELRLTTSSLYETTPPLDFAKVMERKEGVINQIREGVSTLLSQPGIDFIVGEARFVSDHVIEVNGEQIEAEHIIIATGSRSKMPPFMSEEDFLSQSETAQNIVTSTELLSIAKVPNRLTIIGAGVIGMEFASAFSAFGSEVTVIEFMKECLPPIDSDIAKRLRKTLEKRGVTFYMQSAVKQILSPTESGQEYTTVIFDKKGKEDSIDTDLVLIATGRQANFDNIGIESTGIEVNAKGIVVNDNMETNVKGVYAIGDVNARQMLAHAATFQGFRAVNHILGKDDNIRLNIMPSAIFTYPEAACVGKTEDQCKAEEIKFSTRKGFYRANGKALSMKETEGMIKVLIAEDGSILGAHCYGAHSADLIQEVATLMNYDAKLDKIRDIIHIHPTLSEILQDALL; from the coding sequence ATGAAAAAGACAAATCTATTAATAATCGGTTCGGGACCTGGTGGTTACCGAACCGCTTCCTATGCTGCTCAGAATGGTTTGAAAGTGACAATCATTGAGAAAGCACAGCCTGGTGGAACCTGTCTGAATGCTGGTTGTATTCCTACGAAATGCCTTGCACATGATGCTGAGCTACGCCTTACGACTTCTTCTCTTTATGAAACGACTCCCCCACTCGATTTTGCGAAGGTAATGGAGAGGAAAGAAGGAGTTATCAATCAAATTAGAGAGGGTGTAAGTACTTTACTTAGTCAGCCTGGTATAGACTTTATTGTAGGTGAGGCTCGATTTGTTTCTGACCATGTTATTGAAGTAAATGGCGAACAAATAGAGGCTGAGCATATCATCATTGCGACTGGATCACGTTCAAAGATGCCACCTTTCATGAGTGAAGAAGACTTCTTGAGCCAGTCTGAAACAGCACAAAACATTGTCACATCCACCGAATTGCTTTCTATTGCGAAAGTTCCTAACCGTCTCACAATCATTGGAGCAGGAGTAATTGGAATGGAATTTGCCTCGGCTTTCTCAGCTTTCGGTAGTGAAGTGACAGTTATTGAGTTTATGAAGGAATGCCTCCCTCCTATTGACAGCGACATAGCTAAACGCTTAAGGAAGACATTAGAGAAAAGAGGTGTGACCTTCTACATGCAGAGTGCCGTAAAACAAATCCTATCACCTACAGAGAGTGGACAGGAGTATACAACCGTTATATTCGATAAAAAGGGTAAAGAAGATAGTATTGATACCGACCTTGTATTGATTGCTACCGGTCGTCAAGCTAACTTCGACAATATCGGTATTGAATCAACTGGCATAGAAGTAAACGCAAAGGGTATTGTTGTCAATGACAATATGGAAACAAATGTGAAGGGTGTATATGCTATCGGTGACGTCAATGCACGCCAAATGTTAGCGCATGCTGCAACCTTCCAAGGCTTCCGTGCTGTCAATCATATTCTTGGAAAGGACGATAACATCCGACTTAATATCATGCCATCTGCTATCTTTACATATCCAGAAGCAGCCTGCGTGGGTAAGACTGAAGACCAGTGTAAAGCTGAGGAAATAAAGTTCTCTACTCGAAAAGGCTTTTATCGTGCCAATGGTAAGGCTTTAAGTATGAAAGAAACTGAAGGTATGATAAAGGTGCTGATAGCTGAAGATGGCTCTATATTGGGCGCACACTGCTATGGCGCACACTCTGCCGACCTTATTCAAGAAGTTGCAACTTTAATGAATTATGATGCTAAACTGGATAAGATACGAGACATCATTCATATCCATCCTACGTTAAGTGAAATTCTACAAGATGCACTCCTATAA
- a CDS encoding riboflavin synthase gives MFSGIVEEMAILRGIEHEQENIHFTFQCSFTKELKIDQSIAHNGVCLTVIRFQDDTYTVTAMKETLERSNLGLLKVGDRVNIERSMIMNGRLDGHIVQGHVDQTAKCVNMEDADGSTYFTFEYPCNREMAQRGYFTVDKGSVTVNGVSLTVCEPTDNSFKVAIIPYTRENTNFADINIGTVVNLEFDILGKYIARLNSFTK, from the coding sequence ATGTTCTCAGGAATTGTAGAAGAGATGGCAATCCTTAGAGGGATTGAACATGAACAGGAGAATATCCACTTCACTTTTCAATGTTCATTCACAAAGGAATTGAAGATTGATCAAAGTATTGCGCACAATGGCGTGTGCCTTACAGTCATTCGCTTCCAAGACGATACCTATACGGTGACAGCCATGAAGGAAACTCTTGAACGCTCGAACTTAGGCTTACTCAAAGTGGGAGATCGTGTGAATATAGAACGTTCAATGATTATGAACGGTAGATTAGATGGACATATCGTACAAGGTCACGTTGATCAAACAGCTAAGTGTGTTAATATGGAAGATGCAGATGGTAGTACCTATTTCACCTTCGAATATCCATGCAACCGAGAGATGGCACAACGTGGCTATTTCACCGTTGATAAAGGCTCTGTTACGGTCAATGGTGTCTCGCTGACTGTTTGCGAACCTACAGATAACAGCTTTAAGGTAGCCATCATTCCTTACACACGAGAGAATACCAATTTTGCTGACATTAACATTGGTACTGTGGTAAACCTCGAGTTTGACATTCTTGGCAAATATATAGCACGCTTAAACAGCTTTACAAAATAG
- a CDS encoding sensor histidine kinase, with the protein MRKQTDIFKSFWNQIIIWLPLFLIPILYAPQGHTSWQNDLSIYIIPLSMMAVAYTNYFVLAPMLLKGRKKKFWVINTLLILFLSIVQHEWLYYISGEQNLMTYPYQIFVENKEDKYIYPHVFFIIRNIFNLSICAGVATSILMAQRWSKAEKEKREAETAMTKAELVNLRQQVNPHFLLNTMNNIYALTAFDTEKAQKAIIDLSKMLRHILYDNQQPYVCLKEEVEFLHNYVDLMMIRIPENVEIKRECNIPSNCNIHVAPMIFISLLENAFKHGINPEQKNFIHIKLDANNEQIIFSIQNSNNPKGEAERNGHGIGLKQVERRLELAYPGKYKWEKGFDSNRNTYSSKIIIYDTKLYNH; encoded by the coding sequence ATGAGGAAACAAACAGACATATTTAAAAGTTTTTGGAACCAAATTATCATTTGGCTTCCGCTTTTCCTCATACCCATTTTGTACGCTCCGCAAGGACATACATCATGGCAAAACGACTTGTCGATATATATCATTCCCCTTTCAATGATGGCAGTTGCATATACCAATTATTTTGTACTTGCACCCATGTTATTAAAGGGACGGAAGAAAAAGTTCTGGGTAATCAATACACTGCTCATCCTTTTCTTATCTATTGTACAGCACGAATGGTTATACTACATATCAGGTGAGCAAAACCTGATGACTTATCCATACCAAATCTTTGTAGAAAACAAAGAGGACAAGTACATATACCCACACGTCTTTTTTATTATACGCAATATCTTTAATCTAAGTATCTGTGCTGGTGTTGCAACTTCAATACTGATGGCACAGCGTTGGTCAAAGGCTGAAAAGGAAAAGCGTGAGGCAGAAACAGCAATGACAAAAGCCGAGTTGGTAAACTTACGTCAGCAAGTCAACCCACACTTTTTGCTAAACACAATGAATAATATCTATGCGCTGACAGCTTTCGATACAGAAAAGGCACAGAAGGCTATTATCGACCTTTCAAAGATGTTACGACATATTCTCTATGACAACCAGCAGCCTTACGTCTGCCTAAAGGAAGAAGTAGAGTTCTTACACAATTATGTCGACTTGATGATGATACGCATACCAGAGAATGTTGAAATAAAACGTGAGTGTAACATCCCATCTAATTGTAACATCCATGTTGCGCCAATGATATTTATCTCATTGTTAGAGAATGCCTTTAAACATGGTATTAATCCAGAGCAAAAGAACTTTATTCACATAAAGTTAGATGCAAATAATGAGCAAATAATATTCTCCATACAAAATAGTAACAACCCAAAGGGAGAGGCAGAAAGGAACGGTCACGGCATAGGTCTCAAACAAGTAGAGCGCCGTCTTGAGCTTGCTTACCCTGGTAAGTACAAATGGGAGAAGGGATTTGATAGTAATAGAAATACATATTCATCTAAAATTATCATTTATGACACTAAACTGTATAATCATTGA
- a CDS encoding LytR/AlgR family response regulator transcription factor gives MTLNCIIIDDEPLAADLLASYAKKTLFLNLIGVFNSAVEGVKAIRENRVDLIFLDIQMPELSGLEFAKILPKETKIIFTTAFSQYAIDGYKANAIDYLMKPISYDDFLAGANRALDWFQSTRQTENASNDRFIFVKSEYKLVKIMFDDILYIEGLKDYVKLYLANDHKPIMSLMNMKKIEESLPKPEFMRIHRSYIVHMKKIDGIDRFRVVIGDSILPISDSYKTALQDYLDGHTL, from the coding sequence ATGACACTAAACTGTATAATCATTGACGACGAACCTTTAGCAGCAGACTTGCTTGCGAGTTATGCAAAGAAAACACTCTTTTTGAACTTAATTGGTGTTTTTAATAGTGCTGTAGAAGGCGTAAAAGCCATCCGTGAGAATAGGGTTGACCTCATATTCTTAGATATACAGATGCCTGAACTTAGTGGACTGGAGTTTGCAAAGATTCTACCAAAGGAAACTAAGATTATTTTCACAACTGCATTCAGCCAATATGCTATCGATGGTTACAAGGCAAATGCAATTGATTATCTTATGAAGCCTATTAGCTATGATGACTTCTTAGCTGGTGCAAACAGAGCTTTAGACTGGTTCCAAAGTACCCGTCAGACAGAGAATGCGTCAAACGACCGCTTTATCTTTGTGAAGAGCGAGTACAAACTGGTTAAAATCATGTTTGATGACATCCTCTATATTGAAGGATTGAAGGACTATGTTAAGCTCTATCTTGCTAACGACCATAAGCCAATCATGAGTCTAATGAACATGAAGAAGATTGAGGAATCACTTCCTAAACCAGAATTCATGCGTATTCATCGTTCCTACATCGTACACATGAAGAAGATTGACGGCATTGATCGTTTCCGTGTTGTAATCGGAGATTCTATCCTTCCAATCTCAGATAGTTATAAGACCGCTCTTCAAGATTATCTTGATGGGCATACATTATAA
- the trmB gene encoding tRNA (guanosine(46)-N7)-methyltransferase TrmB — protein sequence MSKGKLKKFAEMETFKNVFQYPYGVISEVPFEMRGYWREQYFHNDNPIVLELGCGKGEYTVGLARVYPNINFIGVDIKGARIYTGAKQALEEGLENVAFLRTSIEIIDRFFSEDEVQEIWLTFSDPQMKNVHKRLTSTFFMNRYRQFLIDGGIVHLKTDSNFLFTYTTYMVNVNHLPVLFRTEDLYGNELSEGRVAENQMDEKTREILGIHTYYENQWIERGLNIKYMKFQLPRVGELIEPDVEIELDDYRSFKRTKRSGLTTSK from the coding sequence ATGAGTAAAGGTAAGTTAAAGAAATTTGCAGAGATGGAAACGTTTAAGAACGTTTTCCAATATCCTTATGGCGTTATCAGTGAAGTTCCGTTTGAAATGAGAGGGTATTGGCGTGAACAGTATTTCCATAACGATAACCCGATTGTACTTGAGTTGGGATGTGGTAAGGGGGAATATACTGTTGGTTTGGCACGTGTTTACCCCAATATCAACTTTATTGGCGTAGATATCAAGGGTGCTCGTATCTATACAGGTGCTAAACAAGCTTTGGAAGAAGGGTTGGAGAATGTAGCTTTCTTGCGTACCAGCATTGAGATTATCGACCGTTTCTTTAGCGAAGATGAGGTGCAAGAGATATGGCTTACCTTCTCGGATCCTCAGATGAAGAACGTGCATAAGCGTCTGACTTCTACCTTCTTCATGAATCGTTATCGTCAATTCTTGATAGATGGTGGTATTGTTCATCTTAAGACGGATTCAAACTTCCTCTTTACATATACTACCTACATGGTTAATGTGAACCATTTGCCAGTTCTGTTCCGTACAGAAGACCTCTATGGTAATGAGTTAAGCGAGGGTAGGGTGGCTGAAAATCAGATGGATGAGAAGACACGTGAGATTCTTGGTATTCATACTTATTATGAGAATCAATGGATTGAACGTGGATTGAACATCAAGTATATGAAGTTCCAGTTGCCAAGAGTTGGCGAACTTATTGAGCCAGATGTTGAGATTGAACTTGATGATTACCGCTCATTTAAGCGTACGAAACGCAGTGGATTGACTACGAGTAAGTAG
- a CDS encoding Cof-type HAD-IIB family hydrolase, translated as MAITAAFFDIDGTLVSFKTHQIPASTIKAIEQAKEQGVKIFISTGRPVAIINNIDAIRHLIDGYITFNGARSFIGEEDITLMPIPETEVRAMIEDASRRDYAVLVCGRDVVALHNHKPIFDEIFVQDLGVNNIDINKPVEPLLNQPVLQLTPFFSEEDEKAISSSMPHCVSARWHPSFTDITVQGADKGNALKQMSKHLGIGLEECIAFGDGGNDMTILQTAGIGVAMGNAYEGVKAVADYVTTSVDEEGIRNAFIHFGIINN; from the coding sequence ATGGCAATAACAGCTGCATTCTTCGACATAGATGGTACGTTGGTATCCTTTAAGACGCACCAGATTCCAGCATCTACTATAAAGGCTATTGAGCAGGCAAAAGAACAAGGCGTGAAGATTTTCATCTCCACAGGACGCCCTGTAGCCATCATCAATAACATTGATGCCATCCGACATCTTATTGATGGATATATCACCTTTAATGGTGCACGTTCCTTTATTGGCGAAGAAGATATCACTTTGATGCCTATTCCCGAAACCGAGGTACGAGCAATGATTGAGGATGCCAGCCGTCGCGACTATGCCGTCTTGGTATGTGGTCGAGATGTTGTTGCACTTCATAATCATAAACCTATCTTTGACGAGATTTTCGTCCAAGACTTAGGTGTTAACAATATCGATATCAATAAACCTGTAGAGCCACTGCTCAACCAACCCGTTCTGCAGCTCACACCTTTCTTCAGTGAAGAAGATGAGAAGGCTATTTCCTCATCAATGCCACACTGTGTATCAGCACGTTGGCATCCAAGTTTCACCGATATTACTGTACAAGGAGCTGACAAAGGGAACGCATTGAAGCAGATGTCAAAGCACCTTGGTATCGGTTTGGAAGAATGTATTGCCTTCGGTGATGGTGGCAATGACATGACGATTCTCCAAACAGCCGGTATCGGTGTCGCAATGGGAAATGCCTATGAAGGGGTAAAGGCTGTAGCTGACTATGTCACAACAAGTGTAGATGAGGAAGGCATACGTAATGCCTTCATACATTTCGGAATTATAAACAACTAA
- a CDS encoding cation diffusion facilitator family transporter translates to MSNKIERSSQEKRTAFVVVFAFCVMLAEIVVGLSSHSMALFADGVHMGSHVLVIGLNWAAYVLVRYLQNKGATHYDTEKILNLAAFTSGIFLILTAIFIIVEAVERFSTHGEIHNYELALTTAGIGLVANTISASILHGHHGTADYNSHAAYLHVLSDALTEIGAIIGILCAMFWNITWIDSAVAVVSALVVLRWAKRLLWDTGRSLTML, encoded by the coding sequence ATGTCAAACAAGATAGAACGTTCTTCACAAGAAAAACGTACTGCCTTTGTGGTAGTCTTTGCTTTCTGCGTTATGCTTGCTGAAATTGTTGTGGGACTATCTTCCCACTCAATGGCACTCTTTGCAGATGGCGTTCACATGGGGTCACACGTATTGGTTATCGGACTCAATTGGGCAGCCTACGTGTTAGTACGCTACCTACAAAACAAGGGTGCAACCCATTACGATACAGAAAAGATACTAAACTTAGCTGCTTTCACAAGTGGTATATTTCTTATTCTCACAGCTATCTTTATTATCGTAGAAGCAGTAGAGCGATTCTCAACACATGGAGAAATCCATAACTATGAATTGGCGTTAACCACAGCAGGAATAGGCTTAGTAGCAAATACTATCAGCGCTTCAATCCTTCATGGACATCATGGTACAGCAGACTACAACAGTCATGCAGCCTATCTTCATGTCCTTTCAGATGCTCTAACAGAGATTGGAGCAATCATCGGAATACTCTGTGCCATGTTTTGGAACATTACTTGGATTGACTCAGCAGTAGCCGTTGTCAGCGCATTGGTTGTTCTCCGTTGGGCAAAACGATTATTATGGGATACTGGCAGGTCGCTAACAATGTTATAG
- a CDS encoding AMP-binding protein, with amino-acid sequence MEKIPSFNELIEKSIIEHWDRDALTDYKGKTLQYHDVARKIEKLHIMFEASGVKRGDKIALCGRNSSAWAASFLAVLTYGAVAVPILHEFMPEQIHNIVNHSDAKLLFVGDVVVTQIDAMKMPNLEGIIYIPDYSLVVSRTDKLTYAREHLNEEFGRRYPKYFRPEHIHYYREQSPDELALINYTSGTTGRSKGVMLPYRSLWSNADFAKHVLGHVIKPGDNVISILPMAHMYGMAFEFIYEFLSGVHIYYLTRIPSPAIISQALQEVKPVIMIAVPLVIEKIIRKKVFPKIQNNRMRLLLNMPVINKKVRAKIREQVYQAFGGNLYEIIIGGAALNGEIESFLRRIEFPYTVGYGATECGPIICYRDWKTFKQGSCGQAALHQEVRINSSDPVNVPGEILTKGPNVLLGYYKNEEDTGQTIDKDDWFHTGDLGLMDEDGNVFIKGRSKNMLLGSNGQNIYPEEIEDKLNSLPLVSECLVIQSGEKLIALVHPDYDEAQNLGLNADDLKNIMEENRTQLNTIVPAYCKVAEIRIQEEEFEKTPKKSIKRFLYTE; translated from the coding sequence ATGGAAAAGATTCCGAGTTTTAATGAATTAATAGAGAAGAGTATCATCGAACATTGGGACCGTGATGCTCTAACAGATTATAAAGGTAAGACCCTTCAATATCATGATGTTGCAAGAAAGATTGAAAAGTTGCACATTATGTTTGAAGCAAGTGGGGTAAAACGTGGTGATAAGATAGCACTCTGTGGAAGAAACTCTTCCGCTTGGGCTGCTTCTTTCCTTGCAGTACTCACTTACGGTGCGGTAGCTGTGCCTATCTTGCATGAGTTTATGCCAGAGCAGATTCATAACATTGTCAATCACTCAGATGCAAAACTTCTTTTTGTAGGTGATGTCGTTGTGACTCAGATTGACGCCATGAAGATGCCAAACTTAGAGGGAATTATTTATATTCCAGATTACTCATTGGTAGTAAGTCGTACGGATAAGTTGACTTATGCACGTGAACATCTCAATGAGGAGTTTGGACGTCGTTACCCTAAGTACTTCCGTCCAGAGCATATACACTACTATCGTGAGCAGAGTCCAGACGAACTTGCTTTGATAAATTATACCAGTGGAACCACAGGTCGCTCTAAAGGTGTAATGCTTCCATACCGATCTTTATGGAGCAATGCTGATTTTGCTAAGCATGTTTTAGGCCATGTAATTAAGCCAGGAGATAATGTTATCAGTATTCTTCCAATGGCTCACATGTATGGAATGGCATTCGAGTTTATCTATGAGTTCCTCTCAGGTGTTCACATTTACTATTTGACACGTATCCCTTCTCCTGCTATTATCTCTCAAGCACTTCAAGAGGTAAAGCCTGTTATTATGATTGCTGTACCTTTGGTAATTGAGAAGATTATTCGTAAGAAGGTGTTCCCGAAGATTCAGAACAATCGTATGCGTCTCCTGCTGAATATGCCAGTAATTAATAAGAAGGTACGTGCAAAGATTCGTGAGCAGGTATATCAGGCCTTTGGTGGTAATCTTTATGAGATTATTATTGGTGGAGCAGCTCTCAATGGTGAAATCGAGAGTTTCTTACGTCGCATTGAGTTCCCATATACTGTAGGTTATGGTGCAACAGAATGTGGTCCGATTATCTGTTATCGTGATTGGAAGACCTTTAAGCAGGGTTCTTGTGGTCAGGCAGCTTTACACCAGGAAGTACGTATCAATAGTTCTGATCCAGTGAACGTACCAGGTGAAATCTTGACTAAGGGACCTAATGTTCTTCTTGGTTACTATAAGAATGAAGAAGATACAGGTCAGACGATTGACAAGGATGATTGGTTCCATACGGGTGACCTTGGTTTGATGGATGAGGATGGTAATGTCTTTATCAAGGGACGTTCTAAGAATATGCTTCTTGGAAGTAATGGGCAGAATATCTACCCAGAGGAGATTGAGGATAAACTTAATTCTCTGCCTCTCGTAAGTGAATGTTTGGTTATTCAGAGTGGTGAAAAGCTTATTGCCTTAGTTCATCCTGATTATGACGAAGCTCAGAACTTAGGACTCAATGCGGATGACCTCAAGAATATTATGGAGGAGAACCGCACACAGTTGAATACGATTGTACCAGCTTACTGCAAGGTTGCTGAGATACGTATTCAAGAAGAAGAGTTTGAAAAGACACCGAAGAAGTCAATCAAGCGATTCTTATACACAGAATAG